Proteins from a genomic interval of Pseudomonas versuta:
- the pgsA gene encoding CDP-diacylglycerol--glycerol-3-phosphate 3-phosphatidyltransferase: MNIPNLITVLRVLLIPFFILLFYLPYSWSYVASSSVFAFAAATDWLDGYLARRLEQSTPFGAFLDPVADKLMVAVALVLLVQEHHNVWLTLPAAVIIGREIVISALREWMAELGARAQVAVSNMGKWKTAAQMLALIILLANPSGFSFWVVVGYALLLVAAGLTLWSMVQYLRAAWPHLKTTSTK, encoded by the coding sequence ATGAATATCCCTAATTTGATCACCGTTCTACGCGTTCTGCTGATTCCTTTCTTCATTCTGTTGTTCTATCTGCCCTACAGCTGGAGCTATGTGGCCTCCAGTTCTGTCTTCGCATTTGCGGCGGCGACGGACTGGCTCGATGGTTACCTGGCGAGACGGCTGGAGCAAAGTACGCCGTTTGGCGCCTTCCTCGACCCTGTAGCTGACAAGCTGATGGTGGCTGTGGCCTTGGTCTTGCTGGTGCAGGAACATCACAATGTGTGGCTGACCCTGCCTGCTGCAGTGATCATCGGCCGCGAAATCGTGATTTCTGCGCTGCGTGAATGGATGGCAGAGCTGGGTGCACGGGCACAGGTTGCCGTGTCCAACATGGGGAAATGGAAGACTGCGGCGCAAATGCTGGCGTTGATCATCCTGCTGGCCAATCCGTCCGGCTTCAGCTTCTGGGTGGTGGTGGGTTATGCACTGCTGCTGGTTGCGGCAGGGCTGACGTTGTGGTCGATGGTTCAATATTTGCGAGCCGCCTGGCCGCATTTGAAGACCACCTCGACCAAATAA
- a CDS encoding peptidylprolyl isomerase has protein sequence MAKATARHILVASEDKCNELKAQIEGGADFAEVAKANSTCPSSRQGGDLGSFGPGQMVKEFDTVVFSAPINVVQGPVKTQFGYHLLEVTSRQD, from the coding sequence ATGGCCAAAGCCACAGCCCGTCACATCCTCGTTGCCAGCGAAGACAAGTGCAACGAACTGAAAGCACAAATCGAAGGCGGCGCTGATTTCGCCGAAGTCGCAAAAGCCAACTCCACTTGCCCGTCCAGCCGTCAAGGCGGCGATCTGGGTTCTTTCGGCCCAGGCCAAATGGTCAAGGAATTCGACACTGTCGTTTTCAGCGCGCCAATCAACGTGGTGCAAGGCCCAGTTAAAACCCAGTTCGGCTATCACCTGCTGGAAGTCACCAGCCGCCAGGACTGA
- the uvrY gene encoding UvrY/SirA/GacA family response regulator transcription factor: MIRVLVVDDHDLVRTGITRMLADIEGLQVVGQAESGEESLLKARELKPDVVLMDVKMPGIGGLEATRKMMRSHPDIKVVAVTVCEEDPFPTRLLQAGAAGYITKGAGLAEMVQAIRLVFAGQRYISPQVAQQLALKSFQPASDSPFDALSEREIQIALMIVGCQKVQVISDKLCLSPKTVNTYRYRIFEKLSVKSDVELALLAVRHGMVDAG; this comes from the coding sequence TTGATTCGGGTTCTAGTGGTCGATGACCACGATCTTGTGCGTACAGGGATCACCAGAATGCTGGCCGATATCGAGGGCCTGCAGGTGGTCGGTCAAGCCGAGTCTGGAGAGGAGTCGCTGCTCAAGGCACGTGAGCTGAAACCGGATGTGGTCTTGATGGATGTCAAAATGCCCGGCATTGGCGGCCTCGAAGCTACCCGCAAAATGATGCGCAGCCACCCTGACATCAAAGTGGTTGCCGTCACCGTGTGTGAAGAAGACCCGTTCCCGACACGCCTGCTGCAGGCCGGTGCTGCTGGCTACATAACCAAGGGTGCAGGGCTGGCAGAGATGGTCCAGGCCATTCGCCTGGTATTCGCCGGTCAACGCTATATCAGCCCGCAAGTGGCTCAGCAGCTCGCGCTCAAATCTTTCCAGCCTGCCAGCGACTCTCCGTTTGACGCCTTGTCAGAGCGGGAAATCCAGATTGCCTTGATGATTGTCGGCTGTCAGAAGGTTCAAGTCATTTCCGACAAGCTTTGCTTGTCCCCCAAAACGGTAAACACCTATCGCTATCGGATTTTCGAGAAGCTTTCAGTCAAAAGTGATGTTGAACTGGCCCTCCTGGCTGTTCGTCACGGCATGGTAGATGCTGGTTAA
- the hbdH gene encoding 3-hydroxybutyrate dehydrogenase codes for MSLEGKTALVTGSTSGIGLGIAQSLARAGADLILNGFGDASKVVAELEQFGGKVGHHPADVSDPAQIADMLSYAEREFGGIDILVNNAGIQHVSSVEEFPVERWDSIIAINLSAVFHSTRLALPGMRKRGWGRIVNIASVHGLVGSVGKAAYVAAKHGVIGLTKVVGLETATSNITCNAICPGWVLTPLVQKQIDQRISQGIDPYQAQHDLLAEKQPSLEFVTPPQLGELVLFLCSEAGSQVRGAAWNVDGGWLAQ; via the coding sequence ATGAGCCTTGAGGGTAAAACTGCACTGGTTACCGGTTCCACCAGCGGCATCGGCCTGGGCATCGCACAGAGTCTGGCCCGGGCTGGCGCCGACCTGATACTCAACGGTTTTGGCGACGCCAGCAAAGTCGTTGCCGAGCTGGAACAATTCGGTGGCAAGGTTGGCCATCATCCGGCAGATGTCAGTGACCCCGCGCAAATCGCCGACATGCTCAGCTATGCCGAACGCGAATTCGGCGGCATCGACATTCTGGTCAATAACGCTGGCATTCAACATGTCTCAAGCGTTGAAGAGTTCCCGGTAGAACGCTGGGACTCAATCATCGCGATCAACCTGTCTGCGGTATTTCACAGCACCCGCCTTGCCTTGCCGGGCATGCGCAAACGCGGCTGGGGCCGCATCGTCAATATTGCCTCGGTGCATGGCCTGGTTGGCTCGGTCGGCAAAGCCGCTTATGTAGCAGCCAAACATGGCGTGATCGGCCTGACCAAAGTCGTGGGCCTTGAAACCGCCACCAGCAACATCACCTGCAACGCGATTTGCCCTGGCTGGGTGCTGACCCCGCTGGTCCAGAAACAGATTGATCAACGTATCAGCCAGGGTATCGACCCCTATCAGGCGCAACATGACCTGCTGGCAGAGAAGCAACCCTCGCTGGAGTTCGTCACCCCGCCGCAACTGGGTGAGCTGGTGCTGTTTTTGTGCAGCGAGGCCGGCAGTCAGGTACGCGGCGCGGCGTGGAATGTCGACGGTGGCTGGTTGGCGCAGTAA
- a CDS encoding acetyl-CoA C-acyltransferase, which yields MTITNDPVVIVSVARTPMGGFQGDFKGLTAPQLGAAAIRAAVERAGVAPDGVEEVLFGCVLSAGLGQAPARQAALGAGLDKGTRCTTLNKMCGSGMEAAILGHDRLLAGSVDVVVAGGMESMSNAPYLLDRARSGYRMGHGRVLDHMFLDGLEDAYDRGRLMGTFAEDCAQAHGFTREAQDAFAVASLTRAQQAIKDGRFSAEIVPVAVTVAKEQRLISDDEQPPKANPAKIPTLKPAFRDGGTVTAANSSSISDGAAALVLMRSSQAQKRGLKPLAVIHGHAAFADEPGLFPTAPVGAIKRLMTKTGWNLGDVDLFEINEAFAVVSLVTMSELQIPHSKVNIYGGACALGHPIGASGARILVTLISALRQQHLKCGVAAICIGGGEATAIAVECVY from the coding sequence ATGACAATTACCAACGATCCAGTCGTCATTGTGAGTGTCGCGCGTACGCCCATGGGCGGCTTTCAGGGCGACTTTAAAGGTCTGACGGCACCGCAACTGGGTGCCGCCGCCATACGGGCAGCGGTCGAACGCGCAGGTGTGGCGCCCGATGGCGTGGAAGAAGTGTTGTTCGGTTGCGTGCTGTCGGCCGGTCTCGGTCAGGCGCCTGCCCGCCAGGCCGCCCTGGGGGCAGGCCTGGACAAGGGCACGCGTTGCACCACCCTGAACAAGATGTGTGGCTCGGGTATGGAGGCCGCCATTCTGGGGCACGACCGGCTGCTGGCCGGCAGCGTCGATGTGGTGGTGGCGGGCGGCATGGAGAGCATGTCCAACGCGCCTTATTTGCTCGACCGTGCCCGCAGCGGTTACCGCATGGGTCACGGCCGGGTGCTGGACCACATGTTTCTCGATGGACTGGAAGACGCTTACGATCGTGGTCGCCTGATGGGCACTTTTGCCGAAGATTGCGCCCAGGCTCATGGCTTCACCCGTGAAGCCCAGGACGCATTTGCCGTGGCTTCGCTGACCCGCGCGCAGCAAGCGATCAAGGATGGCCGTTTTAGTGCCGAGATCGTGCCGGTGGCGGTGACTGTCGCCAAAGAGCAGCGCCTGATCAGTGATGACGAGCAGCCGCCCAAAGCCAATCCGGCAAAAATCCCGACCTTGAAGCCGGCCTTCCGTGACGGCGGAACGGTGACTGCGGCCAACTCCAGTTCTATTTCCGACGGTGCGGCGGCCCTGGTATTGATGCGCAGCTCGCAAGCGCAAAAACGCGGTCTCAAACCATTGGCGGTCATCCACGGCCATGCGGCCTTTGCCGACGAGCCCGGACTATTCCCCACGGCACCTGTGGGCGCGATCAAACGGCTGATGACCAAGACCGGCTGGAACCTGGGTGATGTCGACCTGTTTGAAATCAACGAAGCCTTTGCGGTGGTCAGTCTGGTGACCATGAGTGAGCTGCAGATCCCCCACAGCAAGGTCAATATCTACGGCGGCGCCTGTGCCCTGGGCCACCCGATTGGTGCTTCAGGGGCGCGGATTCTGGTGACTCTGATTTCTGCCCTGCGCCAGCAGCACCTCAAGTGTGGCGTCGCAGCGATCTGCATTGGCGGCGGTGAAGCGACGGCCATTGCCGTTGAATGTGTGTACTAA
- a CDS encoding helix-hairpin-helix domain-containing protein translates to MAARFEALAKVLKLDEIPQRLECYDISHSSGEATVASCVVFGPEGPIKSDYRRFNIEGVTPGDDYGAMHQALMRRFSRLKEGEGKLPDILLVDGGKGQLSMARDVINELAIPDLILLGVAKGTTRKAGFETLYLNDAAHEFTLKGDDPALHLIQQIRDEAHRFAITGHRARRGKTRRTSTLEGIAGVGPTRRRDLLKHFGGLQELTRASIEEIAKAPGISKKLAELIYANLHSE, encoded by the coding sequence GTGGCAGCACGTTTTGAAGCGCTGGCAAAAGTACTCAAGCTCGATGAGATCCCGCAGCGGCTCGAGTGCTATGACATCAGTCACTCCAGTGGCGAAGCAACGGTCGCTTCCTGCGTGGTATTCGGTCCCGAAGGCCCGATCAAGTCGGATTACCGGCGTTTTAACATCGAGGGTGTGACACCCGGTGATGACTATGGCGCGATGCATCAGGCACTGATGCGCCGTTTCAGCCGGCTGAAGGAGGGTGAGGGCAAGTTGCCAGACATCCTGTTGGTCGATGGCGGCAAGGGGCAGTTGTCGATGGCTCGCGATGTCATCAATGAATTGGCAATTCCAGACCTGATTCTGCTCGGTGTGGCCAAGGGCACAACCCGCAAGGCTGGCTTCGAAACCCTCTATTTGAATGACGCGGCCCATGAATTCACCTTGAAGGGTGATGATCCGGCCTTGCATTTGATCCAGCAAATCCGTGACGAAGCACACCGCTTCGCCATTACCGGGCACCGTGCGCGACGTGGCAAAACCCGCCGCACCTCAACCCTGGAAGGCATAGCCGGAGTAGGGCCGACCCGTCGCCGCGACTTGTTGAAGCATTTCGGCGGGCTGCAGGAACTGACTCGCGCCAGCATCGAGGAGATCGCCAAGGCCCCCGGGATCAGTAAAAAGCTCGCAGAGCTGATTTATGCGAATCTGCACAGTGAATAA
- a CDS encoding acyl-CoA dehydrogenase, which produces MLATSEQLQIRDAAQQFAQERLKPFAAEWDKQHRFPREAINEMAELGFFGMLVPEEWGGCDTGYQAYAMALEEIAAGDGSCSTIMSVHNSVGCVPILKYGTEQHKREFLVPLASGAMLGAFALTEPQAGSDASDLKTRARREGDHYVLNGCKQFITSGQNAGVVIVFAVTDPAAGKRGITAFIVPTDSPGYSVARVEDKLGQHASDTCQILFTDLKVPLANRLGEEGQGYKIALGNLEGGRIGIASQAVGMARAAFEAARDYARERVTFGQPLIEHQAVAFRLADMATEIAVARQMVRYAAALRDSGQSALVEASQAKLFASEMAERVCSRALQTLGGYGYLNDFPLERIYRDVRVCQIYEGTSDIQRMVIARNL; this is translated from the coding sequence ATGCTTGCCACATCAGAACAATTACAGATTCGCGACGCGGCGCAGCAGTTTGCCCAAGAGCGTTTGAAACCGTTCGCGGCCGAGTGGGACAAGCAGCATCGCTTCCCGCGCGAGGCCATTAACGAGATGGCCGAGCTGGGTTTCTTCGGCATGTTGGTGCCGGAAGAGTGGGGCGGTTGTGATACGGGCTATCAGGCTTACGCCATGGCCCTGGAAGAAATTGCCGCTGGCGATGGCTCCTGTTCGACGATCATGAGCGTGCACAACTCGGTGGGTTGTGTGCCGATTCTCAAGTACGGCACCGAGCAGCACAAACGCGAGTTTCTTGTGCCGCTGGCCAGTGGTGCAATGCTGGGTGCCTTTGCCCTGACCGAGCCGCAAGCCGGCTCTGATGCCAGCGACCTGAAAACCCGGGCTCGCCGTGAAGGCGACCATTACGTGCTCAACGGCTGCAAACAGTTCATCACCTCGGGGCAAAATGCCGGTGTAGTGATTGTGTTTGCCGTCACAGATCCTGCAGCCGGTAAACGCGGAATCACGGCCTTTATCGTGCCCACGGATTCCCCGGGCTACAGCGTGGCGCGGGTTGAAGACAAACTGGGTCAGCACGCATCGGACACCTGTCAGATTCTGTTCACTGACCTGAAAGTTCCGCTGGCCAACCGCCTGGGGGAAGAAGGGCAGGGCTACAAGATTGCCCTGGGCAACCTGGAGGGCGGTCGCATCGGGATTGCCTCACAAGCCGTCGGCATGGCTCGCGCAGCCTTTGAGGCTGCCCGCGACTATGCCCGCGAGCGCGTGACATTCGGTCAGCCGCTAATTGAGCATCAGGCGGTCGCTTTTCGCCTGGCAGACATGGCCACCGAAATCGCCGTGGCCCGGCAAATGGTGCGCTACGCCGCTGCTCTGCGTGACAGCGGGCAATCGGCGTTGGTCGAGGCATCACAGGCCAAACTGTTCGCCTCGGAAATGGCCGAGCGCGTGTGTTCCCGGGCGTTGCAAACCCTGGGCGGTTATGGCTACCTGAACGACTTCCCGCTGGAGCGGATCTATCGCGATGTGCGGGTATGCCAGATCTACGAAGGCACCAGCGATATCCAGCGCATGGTTATTGCACGCAATCTTTGA
- a CDS encoding enoyl-CoA hydratase, with translation MSYETILLDIHGHVGLITLNRPQALNALNAQLINEVNHALDKLEADNAIGCIVITGSRKSFAAGADIKEMADLTYPQIYLEDLFSDSDRVATRRKPIIAAVAGFALGGGCELAMMCDFILAGDNAKFGQPEINLGVLPGMGGTQRLTRAVGKAKAMEMCLSGRLIGAEEAERSGLVARVVPVDELLEEALKVAATIAKKSLPVLMLTKESVNRAFEVSLSEGVRFERRVFHSLFATHDQKEGMAAFVGKREAQFKNQ, from the coding sequence ATGAGCTACGAAACCATTCTGCTGGACATACACGGGCATGTTGGCCTGATTACACTGAACCGGCCGCAGGCACTCAACGCCCTGAATGCGCAACTGATCAATGAAGTGAACCATGCGCTGGACAAGCTGGAAGCCGATAACGCAATTGGCTGCATCGTTATCACCGGTTCAAGAAAATCCTTTGCTGCGGGCGCAGACATCAAAGAAATGGCCGACCTGACCTACCCGCAAATCTATCTGGAAGACCTGTTCTCGGACAGTGATCGAGTGGCAACACGACGCAAGCCGATCATTGCGGCAGTCGCCGGTTTTGCTTTGGGCGGCGGCTGTGAACTGGCGATGATGTGCGACTTTATACTGGCGGGCGACAACGCCAAATTCGGGCAGCCGGAAATCAATCTCGGGGTGCTGCCGGGCATGGGCGGAACCCAGCGCCTTACCCGTGCAGTGGGCAAGGCCAAGGCGATGGAAATGTGCCTCAGCGGGCGTTTGATCGGTGCTGAAGAAGCTGAGCGTTCAGGTCTGGTGGCCCGCGTAGTGCCGGTGGATGAACTGCTGGAAGAAGCCTTGAAAGTTGCAGCAACCATTGCCAAAAAATCGCTGCCGGTGCTGATGCTGACCAAAGAAAGCGTCAACCGTGCATTCGAAGTCAGCTTGTCGGAAGGCGTGCGCTTTGAGCGCCGGGTATTCCACTCGCTGTTTGCCACCCACGACCAGAAAGAAGGCATGGCAGCGTTCGTCGGCAAGCGCGAAGCGCAGTTTAAAAACCAGTAA
- a CDS encoding enoyl-CoA hydratase/isomerase family protein → MTAQVSSSPTQDIEPAQNTVLAQVRNHIGHLTLNRPGGLNAIDLDMVRSLQQHLDAWAQDSTIKAVVLRGAGEKAFCAGGDIRSLYDSYKSGGSLHTTFFEEEYALDLTLHHYAKPVLALMDGYVLGGGMGLAQGADLRLVTERSRLAMPEVAIGYFPDVGGSYFLTRAPGQLGTYLGVSGVQIRASDALYCGLADWYTESARLPELDQSLDSLQWHQTPLEDLQQLLATFAMQTLPDAPLAKLRPLIDQVFALDSVPAIVAGLRAVTAPESRAWALETADLLQTRSPLGMAVTLQMLRYGRELKLEQCFALELHLDRQWFDRGDLIEGVRALIIDKDKTPHWNPATLDELDPAHVASFFTHFKQQGV, encoded by the coding sequence ATGACTGCTCAGGTTTCATCCTCACCGACACAGGATATCGAGCCGGCTCAAAACACGGTCCTGGCCCAGGTACGTAACCATATTGGCCACCTGACCCTGAACCGCCCCGGCGGCCTCAACGCCATTGACCTGGATATGGTGCGCAGCCTTCAGCAGCATCTCGATGCATGGGCTCAGGATTCAACAATCAAGGCTGTCGTGTTGCGTGGAGCAGGTGAAAAAGCCTTCTGCGCCGGCGGCGACATTCGCTCGTTGTATGACAGCTACAAGAGCGGTGGCAGCCTGCATACCACCTTTTTTGAAGAAGAGTACGCCCTCGACCTGACCCTGCATCACTACGCCAAACCGGTACTCGCGCTGATGGACGGCTACGTCCTGGGCGGCGGCATGGGCCTGGCCCAGGGCGCAGATCTGCGGCTGGTAACAGAGCGCAGCCGCCTGGCAATGCCCGAAGTCGCGATCGGTTATTTTCCGGACGTCGGTGGCAGCTACTTCCTGACCCGAGCCCCTGGCCAGCTGGGCACCTACCTGGGGGTCAGCGGTGTCCAGATCCGCGCCAGTGATGCACTGTATTGCGGCCTTGCCGACTGGTACACCGAAAGCGCCAGACTGCCTGAGCTGGATCAAAGCCTCGACTCGCTGCAATGGCACCAAACCCCGCTTGAAGACCTCCAGCAGCTGCTGGCCACTTTCGCCATGCAAACGTTGCCCGACGCTCCGCTGGCCAAATTACGCCCCTTGATTGATCAGGTTTTCGCCCTCGACAGCGTGCCCGCCATCGTCGCCGGCCTGCGCGCGGTAACAGCTCCCGAAAGCCGGGCATGGGCACTTGAAACCGCCGACCTGCTACAGACGCGCTCGCCATTGGGCATGGCTGTGACCCTGCAGATGCTGCGCTATGGCCGCGAACTCAAACTTGAACAGTGCTTTGCCCTTGAACTGCATCTTGACCGCCAGTGGTTTGATCGCGGCGATCTGATCGAAGGCGTACGCGCGCTGATTATCGACAAGGACAAGACCCCGCACTGGAACCCGGCCACCCTCGACGAACTTGATCCGGCCCATGTGGCCAGCTTCTTCACCCACTTCAAACAGCAAGGAGTCTGA
- a CDS encoding 3-deoxy-7-phosphoheptulonate synthase produces MNTSISALPVHLAPATVLTQRLPSAAQLKQQLPLSNALARQVSQQRQAIRAILNGDDSRLLIVVGPCSIHDPLAALEYASNLAALAHDLRDDMLLVMRAYIEKPRTTVGWKGLAYDPHLDGSDDMAHGLTLSRELMLEMLGMGLPIATELLQPIAAGYFDDLLGWVAIGARTTESQIHREMASGLALPVGFKNGTDGGVAIASDAMRSAAHGHRHFGVDSQGHPAIVQTPGNPDTHLVLRGGHSGPNYDRTSVAKARAGLEKNAIPARLMVDCSHANSGKDPLRQPEVFNDVLAQRLEGDRSLIGMMLESHLFEGCQPLSATMRYGVSVTDGCLGWDATEQLLRGAAGKLQAQRQSALAIA; encoded by the coding sequence ATGAACACCTCCATCTCTGCTCTGCCGGTCCATCTCGCCCCTGCAACGGTATTGACCCAACGCCTGCCCAGCGCAGCGCAACTCAAGCAGCAGTTGCCCCTCAGCAACGCTCTTGCACGTCAGGTCAGCCAGCAACGCCAGGCCATACGCGCCATCTTGAACGGTGACGACTCCCGTTTGCTGATAGTGGTCGGCCCCTGCTCTATCCATGACCCGCTCGCCGCACTCGAATACGCCAGTAACCTTGCAGCTCTTGCCCACGATCTGCGCGATGACATGCTGCTGGTGATGCGCGCCTACATCGAAAAACCACGCACGACCGTTGGCTGGAAAGGCCTGGCCTACGACCCGCACCTGGATGGCAGCGATGACATGGCCCACGGCCTCACCCTGTCGCGTGAACTGATGCTCGAAATGCTGGGCATGGGCCTGCCGATTGCTACAGAACTATTGCAACCCATAGCCGCCGGCTACTTCGACGACCTGCTGGGCTGGGTGGCCATTGGCGCACGCACCACCGAATCGCAAATTCACCGCGAAATGGCCAGCGGCCTTGCTCTGCCCGTAGGGTTCAAAAACGGTACTGACGGTGGCGTGGCAATTGCCAGTGATGCCATGCGTTCTGCCGCCCATGGCCATCGCCACTTCGGGGTCGACAGCCAGGGCCATCCGGCAATCGTCCAGACACCCGGCAACCCCGACACCCATCTGGTTCTGCGCGGAGGCCACAGCGGCCCGAACTACGACCGCACCAGCGTGGCCAAGGCCCGGGCCGGGCTTGAGAAAAATGCCATACCCGCCCGGTTGATGGTCGACTGCAGCCACGCCAACAGCGGCAAGGACCCACTGCGCCAGCCCGAGGTGTTTAATGACGTGCTCGCTCAGCGCCTGGAGGGCGACCGTTCGCTGATCGGCATGATGCTCGAAAGCCACCTGTTCGAAGGCTGCCAGCCCTTGAGCGCAACCATGCGTTACGGCGTCTCCGTGACCGACGGTTGCCTGGGCTGGGATGCGACCGAACAATTGCTGCGCGGCGCAGCCGGGAAATTGCAGGCACAGCGCCAATCCGCCCTGGCTATCGCTTAA
- a CDS encoding acyl-CoA dehydrogenase family protein: MQDLELTEEQVMIRDMARDFARREIAPHAQAWEKAGWIDDALVSKMGELGLLGMVVPEEWGGTYVDYVAYALAVEEISAGDGATGALMSIHNSVGCGPILKYGSQAQKETWLADLASGQTIGCFCLTEPQAGSEAHNLRTRAELRDGQWVINGAKQFVSNGRRAKLAIVFAVTDPQLGKKGLSAFLVPTDTPGFIVDRTEHKMGIRASDTCAVTLSNCTVPEANLLGERGKGLAIALSNLEGGRIGIAAQALGIARAAFEAALGYARDRVQFDKAIIEHQSVANMLADMQTRLNAARLLILHAARLRSAGKPCLSEASQAKLFASEIAEFVCSKAIQIHGGYGYLEDYPVERYYRDARITQIYEGSSEIQRMVIARELKNYLI; encoded by the coding sequence ATGCAAGACCTCGAACTGACAGAAGAACAAGTGATGATCCGCGACATGGCCCGAGACTTTGCCCGTCGCGAAATAGCCCCCCACGCCCAGGCCTGGGAAAAGGCCGGCTGGATCGACGACGCACTGGTCTCCAAGATGGGCGAACTCGGCCTTCTGGGCATGGTGGTGCCCGAAGAATGGGGCGGCACCTACGTCGACTACGTGGCTTACGCCCTGGCTGTCGAAGAGATTTCTGCCGGTGATGGTGCGACGGGCGCACTGATGAGCATCCACAACTCGGTTGGCTGCGGCCCCATCCTCAAATATGGCAGTCAGGCGCAGAAAGAAACCTGGCTGGCGGACCTTGCAAGCGGCCAGACCATCGGCTGTTTCTGCCTGACCGAACCCCAGGCCGGATCGGAAGCGCACAACCTGCGCACCCGCGCCGAGTTGCGTGACGGTCAATGGGTAATCAACGGCGCCAAACAATTCGTCAGCAATGGCAGACGCGCAAAACTGGCCATTGTGTTTGCCGTCACCGATCCGCAACTGGGCAAAAAAGGCCTCTCGGCATTCCTGGTGCCCACCGACACTCCCGGTTTTATCGTCGACCGTACTGAACACAAAATGGGCATCCGCGCCTCGGACACCTGTGCCGTAACGTTAAGCAACTGCACGGTCCCTGAGGCCAACTTGCTGGGTGAGCGCGGCAAAGGGCTGGCAATCGCCCTGTCCAACCTTGAAGGCGGCCGCATAGGCATTGCAGCGCAAGCACTGGGTATTGCCCGTGCAGCGTTTGAAGCAGCACTGGGGTACGCCCGTGACCGGGTGCAGTTCGACAAAGCGATCATCGAACACCAGAGCGTCGCCAACATGCTGGCCGACATGCAAACCCGGCTCAACGCGGCCCGGCTGCTGATCCTGCATGCAGCCCGACTGCGCAGCGCGGGTAAACCGTGCCTGTCAGAGGCCTCGCAAGCCAAGCTGTTTGCCTCGGAAATAGCCGAATTTGTGTGTTCCAAAGCCATACAGATCCATGGTGGCTATGGCTACCTCGAAGACTATCCGGTAGAGCGCTACTACCGCGACGCGCGAATCACCCAGATCTATGAAGGATCGAGCGAGATTCAACGCATGGTCATCGCGCGGGAGCTGAAGAACTATCTGATCTGA